AATGGTGTATATACTTGTCACGACACTGCTATGAAAGTTTCGCCAATTTTGTTGATCATCTTTCTTCTTTGGTGGGGTGAAAGTCCTGTTGTTGCGCAAAATGCCAAAGTTACCATCGATGTTAAGCAAGTGAAGCTGATAGATGTTCTGAACGAAATAGAACGTCAGACCGTGTATTTATTTTTTTATAACAAGAATAACATCGATATTAACAAAGCGGTCACCATTAAAGCTATTGACACACAGACCTCTGATGTCTTAGATCAGATCCTGGGTCCGGATATTACCTATTCTTTTGTAAACGAACACATCATTTTATCCAAAAGAATACCGGAAGAAAAGACATTGCCGGTTCAACAACAAGATATATTCATTTCCGGAACAGTGTCCGACGAAAACGGAGACTTGCTTCCCGGTGTGAATGTGGTCATAAAAGGAACGCAATCCGGGGTAATAACGGGTATATCCGGTCGGTTTTCCGTCTCTCTTCCTAAAAAAGAAACAATTCTGGCCTTTTCATCCATAGGCTTTGAAACCAAAGAAATTACTATCGATGGATCAGGTGATCAAGAAGTAAATATAGTACTGAAAGAATCACTTCAAAAACTGGAAGAAGTCAGTATTGTGGGCTACGGTGTTCAACGGAAAATAAGTGTGGTGGGTGCGGTTGCCAGTATTAAACCCATTGAATTAAGGACAGGAGGAGTTTCGTCTATGTCAAATACCCTTTCCGGAAGAATTGCCGGATTGATCGGAATACAACGAAGCGGGGAACCGGGGAAAGATGTGACGGAGTTCTGGATACGCGGGATCAGCACCTTCGGTGCCAATAGCAATGCCTTAATTCTAATCGATGGGATAGACAGGGGCGCTTCCGGGCTGAATGACATTGCTCCTGAAGACATTGAAAGCTTTTCTGTCCTGAAAGATGCTACAGCTACAGCTATTTATGGGGTCCGGGGAGCCAATGGGGTTATATTGATCAATACCAAGAGAGGACAGGAAGGCAAATTATCGATCAACGCCAATATAAAAACCATGGTAGAATCGTTACCCCGGCTACCAGAGTATTTACGGGCACATGATTATGCTTTACTGGTAAATGAAGCCCATGAAGTAAGAGGATTGTCCCCGGTATATTCATCAGAAATATTCGACATCTTCAAATATAACATGGATCCTGATCTTTATCCGGATATAAGCTGGCAGGATGAAATTTTGAAGAAAAATACCTTCGGGTTCCAGGGAAACATTAATGTTTCCGGAGGGGGTAAACTGGCCAGATATTATATGAGTGGCTTTTACCGCACCAATGATGCCATCTACAAACAAAGCGGGATAAAAAAGTACCATTCGAATGTCAAGCGTAACCAGTATGTTTTTCGTAGTAATATCGATGTAAATGTAAGTAAATCTACTTTGATCAGTTTGCTGTTATCTACCAAACTGGTGGATATGAACCGCCCCGGAATTGCTTCTACGGATCAGATCTGGGCTGCACAGGCCAACATTACTCCATTAATGTTTCCTATACGATATTCCAACGGACAATTGCCTGCATACGGGGAAGGAGAAAAAATATCCCCTTATGTACTGCTGAACGAAACAGGCTATTTAACGGAAAGGAACAACTCATTTGAGTCGTTGTTAAAAATAGAACAGGATATGGGTTTTCTATTAGACGGATTAAGAATTACCGGATCTTTATCCTTTGATCAGTTCAATTATCATTTGACCCAACGGAGCAAAATGCCTGAACTATTTATGGCGATCGACAGGGACTGGAGAACCGGGGAACTGATCACTATAAAAACTGTAGAAGCGCGTCCTACAAAGTTTGATAGTTCCTCATATGGTATATCCTCTATCTATGCTGAAGCAAAATTGGATTATGACAAAATTATCAATAAAAAGCACCGCATAGGAGCGCTTTTCCTTTATCAGCAAAAAAATTATCAAAGAACAGATGCCGAAGACGAAATTCTATCCATCCCGAGAAAAAACCAGGGTATTGCCGGCCGA
This window of the Bacteroidales bacterium genome carries:
- a CDS encoding TonB-dependent receptor, translated to MKVSPILLIIFLLWWGESPVVAQNAKVTIDVKQVKLIDVLNEIERQTVYLFFYNKNNIDINKAVTIKAIDTQTSDVLDQILGPDITYSFVNEHIILSKRIPEEKTLPVQQQDIFISGTVSDENGDLLPGVNVVIKGTQSGVITGISGRFSVSLPKKETILAFSSIGFETKEITIDGSGDQEVNIVLKESLQKLEEVSIVGYGVQRKISVVGAVASIKPIELRTGGVSSMSNTLSGRIAGLIGIQRSGEPGKDVTEFWIRGISTFGANSNALILIDGIDRGASGLNDIAPEDIESFSVLKDATATAIYGVRGANGVILINTKRGQEGKLSINANIKTMVESLPRLPEYLRAHDYALLVNEAHEVRGLSPVYSSEIFDIFKYNMDPDLYPDISWQDEILKKNTFGFQGNINVSGGGKLARYYMSGFYRTNDAIYKQSGIKKYHSNVKRNQYVFRSNIDVNVSKSTLISLLLSTKLVDMNRPGIASTDQIWAAQANITPLMFPIRYSNGQLPAYGEGEKISPYVLLNETGYLTERNNSFESLLKIEQDMGFLLDGLRITGSLSFDQFNYHLTQRSKMPELFMAIDRDWRTGELITIKTVEARPTKFDSSSYGISSIYAEAKLDYDKIINKKHRIGALFLYQQKNYQRTDAEDEILSIPRKNQGIAGRLTYSYNDIYFIEGNFGYNGSENFPKGQRFGIFPSIAVGYVVSNYDFFREKLPFVNMLKFRYSYGLAGNDQIQKTDGSNVRFPYLSIVNLDAPGYIYGDVGGNYSGGITDDIFGSKNLVWEKAVKQNFGIDLIVWNAFNINIDFFRETRKDIFMQRVSLPGTVGISSKPWGNIGKMRSWGSDGTISFMKGFGDFQVELRGNYTMINNKIIDYDEVPKRYPYLFVKGSSYGVTRGLISLGLFKDEEEIKNSPAQFGKVLPGDIKYQDVNGDGRIDEDDIVPIGNSNIPKFQYGFAGSVAWKGVDISIFFRGSGKVDYFMGGTGYYPFSGGKEGNVLSIVNEQKNRWTPASYSGDPSTENPNASFPRLTFGENINNNRESSFWLADASFLRLKSLEIGYTFPKNWTEKIKISYFRIALIGDNLHVWDKIKLWDPEQINSDIPIQISGDNSLKQVNNNGAVYPLTRSYSIVMQLSF